The sequence below is a genomic window from Cicer arietinum cultivar CDC Frontier isolate Library 1 chromosome 6, Cicar.CDCFrontier_v2.0, whole genome shotgun sequence.
GACAAATACCATTCGACGCTATATTAGCGTCGGCTGACGCTATGTGTAAAATTGAAACATCCGGCGCTAAAAATGTCATTTGCCACGTCAGCTGGGGAAAAATAGTTGCGTCGGATGGCCGACACTAAGGTCAACAAACAGTAGTCAACAAACGTCAATTGTATTTATAAAGTAGCGTCAGACAAGCCGACGCtaagttcaaatttatttaattttttatttttaattttatagcccctgcttaattttatttttttaacaatataattGATTGCTAATAAACATTAAAAGTCATTCATTGACAATATAATAAACGCACCACAGtattaaataacataacaaaatatcatgtgttctgaaactacaaaataacaaatagtATCGAATAACAACTTTAACAAAGTTACTTAATACATAATTGTTAACCAATTACTACAAAAAGTAAGCATAACTATGACATTAAGGTTCGTCCAGCGACACGTCGTCCAAATTATGATCGTAATGAGGATGCGAAGGAGGATAACTCGCAGTAGATGATCCACCAGCTGATTGATGGTGCAAAGCGTCAATTTTATCTCCAAAAAATTGCTTTAATGCATCAAAATCATTCTCTAACTTCTTTGAACGCTCCCTAGCCTCTTCGGCGACCTTAGTAGCCACTTGAGCTTGGGCCACTGCATCCTGAGCAATTTGTTCAGCTCTAATTCTAGTTGCCTTCTCCGCTTCTAAAGACATCCCAGTCATAGCATTAGAAGGATTATGAGAATGTTGTGTAAGTGATACACACCCCTGTCGGACATTAATGGACAAGTCTCTCATACCATAAACTCGACCACGAGTGCGACCCCCTACAGATTCAGTCCATAACTTAAGTATTGTCCCTCCATCTACCTCTTTACCACTTTCTTCACTTGTTTCGCCAATTTGTGTTTGTACTtcctccattttttttaaatgttccctgataaatgaaataaattaataatgtaatatatgatcaaatttctaaaataaattaaacaaacaagtgTATAATAAAGGGATTGCTCTTCTAGGTATAAATgacatcatattattttttggttgatttgtaatataaagaatttgcataaagaatttacataaataaagaacataCATAGGTAGATTTTGCGCGACTATCAACCCAAGCGCCATTTTTTCTCTTGTGGGTTGTCAAAAATAACTCATCTGAAAGTAAATCTCTTTGAAGGTTATTGCtctacaaataaaatcaagattATTGGATCACAACTCATAATTAgaaatcataacattaaattgtattaattttaagtaaatgtaaatttaatacatACGAGCTCAATCGCAACATCAATATGAGCCTTGCGGCCTGAAGTGTGGACAACCCCGCCTCTTGTTGAAGCTCGATTGGTCTTATTTTGGTTGAAGATGTTCTTGAATGATGTACCGTCCCAATATGCTTGAAGACCAGTCCAAGCTTCCTCACCTATCCAACTAGGTCGAGTCCCTTTTTTCCTCACCTTTGTAAGCATATCTGATAGTCTTTTAACGGCCTTTTGTTCAAACAGACGTTTCACAATATTATTATGACAAGGATCCCACGATACCTTCTCCTGGGAATAACAAAAAGTATATATGTACTAACTACTATCAACAAAACATATTACACAATTCTCCCTATATATGctagaaaaatgaattgaacatataattatattcaaaggCTTACCGCAAACTTTTCAAACCAATCTTGTCTAATTATGTCAGTGGTTGCACTCCAACCATAGATAGGCTCACGTAATTGTTTTTGTATGACATACCTAATGGCATCTGCAACTACGTTGCTAGGAGTGAGTATGCATTAATGTATTGAAGAAATAaagtattatataaataatatgtgTCTATACTTATGCTTctaatattaagaaaataaacaattgtTGTAACTTACCCTTTACCATAAGGTCGTATAATGAATTTTCCATTATCATCTCTCACAGGCACGGATAGTGAAGGTTGGAGATCATCACATTCTAAATGACGATTATTACTTAAATTTGTGGTCGGCAACAAATTGAATGacttgaaataatgagaacaaaaataAGTTGTCTCGCGTTGTATATAAGCGCATATGAAGCCTTCAACCCTAGCCTTGTTTGTCACTGTCCGCTTTGAGATTCCCATACATCTGcacatttaattattaaatgtctATTAAGTAAGttataataaacctagtaatCTGTTAAAAAATCAACCACAAAAGttacctttcaaatggatacatccaccGGTAATGTAATGGACCACCTAACATTGCTTCATAGGCAAGATGTATTGTAAGATGCTGCATTGAGTCGAAGAAACCTGGTAGAAAAATCCTTTTTAACTTGCATATGATAATTGAAATGTTATCATTCAACTTAACTAAGTCATCCAACCTCAATGTATTGCAACAAAGATCCTTGAAGAATCGACTTAGCTCGGTTAATGGTTTCCAAACAAATTATGGCAAGGAATGAAATGCAATTGGGAGTAAACATTCCATGAAAACATGACAGTCATGACTCTTCATCCCATGTATCGTACCCTTCTCAACATCGGCACACCTAGCAAGGTTTGAAGCATAACCATAAGGAATTCTCAAATCCTTAAGCCATTTACAAACCAACTTGGCATCTGATGATGTCAAAGTGTAATTTGCCTTTGGGTAGACCATAGGTGAGGAAGAAAACTtagttataatatataattcatatataatatagttgattcaaattatatatattgtctaataatgaaattaactaacttttatatcaaaatcacTGTCATTTGcatttctaaatattattatgcTTATCACTATTAAACTTGTCATCAAATTCACTATCATTTACACTTCAGATCTACACTTACAACACAAAATCTGGATAACTCTAGTGAAACTCAGAGCTACACTTACACTTTTAAGCATGCTTGTATACGAAACTCTGATGAACACTTCATTTCTCTTACAGATATGGAACTGTTCGCGTGACGAAGGTAATTGCATATAGTCACGTTGTTATTGCATTTTATGAATTAGTCCTCACCTTTCGATGAAAACTTGtgcaatttatattatttttcaccATGTTCATTCATTAATATTCATTGTCTTCTTAAATTTGGACATTTTTTAAGATCAGATTTCctagaaatcaattttttaacctttgagTTAACTTTCGCACCAAAGAAGTGTCAAATTTTAAGAGTTTTGGCTATTTGATCATTGTATTGTAACAAGGCAAGCCTGTCCTGTAGcatgtattttgatttttttagtgTATTTCTTGAACTGATAAACCTAAATCATTCTTTATTGTTGCTATGCATTACTAGTTCTAGTATTAAAACTGTTGATTGTAGTGAGCTTAAATTAACACATGGATGCTCGTTTGTGGTTAAGGATTAAATTAAACTCGATAACTAACGAACCCCTTGAATTGATTGctttaaaatcacaattttcaatTCTGTTTGTGTTTATTTCATTGTTAAACATAACTCCCCCAAACCTTATagttttctttcttaatttggTATAATTTCAAAGTTGGTCAGTCAAGAAACAGTTCGCGTTAACACTTTTGCAGAAAAAGGTCAAACAGGTCAATAACTTCATTAAGTCTTTCTATATGAAGAATATTTTATGCCTGataaaattcattcattttgcaCTACAGTTCTTGTCAATGAAACTTGCTTATGTGAATCCTATGTTCTATGACTTGGCAGCAGACCTAGACACTTTCTTGGGTAGACCAGAGGTGAGGAAGAAAACTTAGTGAcaatatataattcatatataatatagttgattcaaatgatatatattgtctaataatgaaattaactaacttttatatcaaaatcacTGCCATCTGCATTTCTAATCAAGATAGAAACATTGTTGCAGCATGTATGCATGATAATTCATAGCAAAATTCACAACACTAGAGCATAGGAAATAACATATCAGAAGATAAAAGTATTGATACTAAAAAACTAAAGCATGATCCATTCCAGTGACCCCAAGATGTTAATCTGACTGCATTACACAATACCTACTTGTTTAGATCGAATGAACAACAACAATAAGGCTTAACGTTAAGAGGAATCCACAAGTCACTCACTAGAGCTCAACTCGTTTTTCCGACCCCAATCTCCCCAAAAAAATCACCCAATGTGTCATCAAATCTGTTTACCCAATGTGCCATAAAACCTAAACAATAATACACAACTAAGAGTGAGACAACGACACTTACCTTGAGAATCGACCACAGACGACAGCGCGACGGGGACATTGACCGGCGACTCTGAGATTGATGGTGTCGGAGTTCGAGAGGGGGACGGTGAACGACTCTAAGAGTGAAGGTGACAGGTTCGATAAGTCACATGTTGGGCGGCGATACTCACGACATTTAGAGGAATGAGATTCAGTGATGGATTCAAGTGTGAGAGAAGGGTTCAACACTTAGGGATTTAGAGAAGAACTCAAAACTTAGGGATTCAGAGAGAATTGTTCTTTTAAAACccaaacattttaattttacgatatgattttataaataatattaaaaaaatttaaaaataccctAGCGTCGGCCCATCTGACgctacatattaaaataaaaattataaaattaaattaataaactagCGTCTGTTTTATTTTACGTAGTGTCGGCTACTCTGACGCTAATCGTCAATAAAATTGAAACATGAAATTTGGTGCCTTAGCATCGGTCTAGCCGACGCTAAACCGACTCTAAGTAGCGTCGAAGTCGGGGGCGGACGCTAATAGTGGCAgctaaaatgcaattttctagtagtgttaattaaatactaaaattttataaagaaaaatatttagtgGACACTCGTATGGATAAGTACACAttgaaagagaaataaataaaatagaatgatgtaatatattgatgatataataaaaaaatagagatataCAGATAATGAGAATGAGTGTTGAAGTTAAATTGTCAAAATCGACGGTTTAAGTAAACTCGACTCGTAGAATCTAACAAGttaatttcataataaaataatatttatatatatgatatcaTTTGTACCACTCTCTTCAAATGTGGAgcttattttatattgattagtTTATATGAGGCATGACATGATATATTGGAGGAAGGTTAAAGTTTGTCGGATTTGTATTTGAAATTGAAAGTTTtgtgaatataaaaataaggtagacaaaaacaatattgagttgattgtttatttttaagaataagTATATAAATTGGTATTTTTaagttgtcttttttttttgagttgCCGATGTTGTTTATTGGAtagttgtgattttttttattttttttgtaggtactatgtttttattttaatctatattTCTTATTGTTCTCTCTTTCTTTATCCAACAAATAGAGATTACATGTTTCTGCTTTCACATTGTCCTCAAGGATATATAAGAGTCTCCCCAAGGATATGTAAGAGGAAAAACAAAATAGACGAGTaaattggattaatatatcCATCTttgcctttaaaaaaaaaaagaagagtaaattgcaaaaaaataaaattgatgtgtCTTTCACCATGTATTAGTAGTAATGTCATTTGTATTACAGTGAAGATACAATttcttagtatttttttattctatgttttttttataattaaaataatggcTGTAAAATCTACGTCTCTTGAAAATATTGTTATTTACATTCAAAatgattgaatttttaatttgctatcttttatttatttattatattcacaTGCAATTCCCATCCTGATTTTTCTTTCAAGTCAACAAATTCACGTggacaaatttttaaaatttcaaagattTATCCAGACCACCTTgattttgattttctaaaaaaagttttaatctagaattaaaaagaaaaagcttTATCTTCCACATAGAATTTCGATCTTTGAATTTTTGCatcatgtcatttttttttatcatggaCTTATAAAATTCTGAATCTTTTTCATAAGAGAAAAACATATGCTCTTTTAACTCATGAAATTGCAGCATTCTAACTACTCCAACTTGATGTAAGTCTAAGTTCAACTTTTTTATAATCCAATGGACTTTGTATTGAAGTCCAATTGGTAAATGACAAGTTTTGCCATATATCAATCTATAGGGTGACATTCCCAAATCTATACAATAgaaataatttagtaattattatctttttatattattttgtttttgtttatttattaatactTATGTtagatgtttttatttttctattataatgAGAAATTCAATCACAAAAGATAAAGTGTGTTTGTCCtggaattttttatttggtatatttgttgattttttttaacaagataaattattgtaaacaatattttttttcaaatgttttaatttttaattttagtccaaTGGGCTCTGTATTGAAGTCCAATTGGTAAATGGGAAAGCTTTGCCATATTCCAAACTATAGGGTGAATTCCCAAATCTATGCAATCgaaataatttagtaattattatctttttatattattttgtttttgtttatttaataatatttatgttagatatttttatttttctattatgatGTTCAGTCTGTTATGAgtgagaaatttttttatgagaaGTTCAATTACAAAGGATAAAGTGTGTTTGGCctgtaaattttgttgttgtaattttttagcaagataaattattgtaaacaatattttttttttcaaatgttttatttttatttttaaaaataaataaaatatatcatcatTCAAACACATATTATTTTATGCATCACGTAAATATGCATACTgatatatatgatttaatagAAAAGAGTTGAATATTGATCATagaaaattatcaattttttgcGATCAattataagaattttaaaagttatttatcaattatcgaaattaaaaaaaaaaaaaaacaacaacaaatgtTCAATGAGTATTTTTATTTGGAATGCCAATTTCTGCACACTAAATAATACCAATTAATTGATAGTActtttataagatatttttattgatttattttcttaaataaattcataaaatatttttactgatttcttttttttaaataaaagaaatgaagaGGTGGCTTGAAAAAAATCtgctttaatatttttttaaagaaaaaaaacaaaatatagataaaaaattccgataataagttgtatttaaaaattaaaataataaaaaactggttatattgaaaaggaaaaaacataattaaattataaaaaataaattaaaaagtgacaaaaaaaaattattgattttaggAAGATTAATATCTCTCATTAAgtgaaaaatgtaaaatttgtcAAAGAAAGAAACTTACAATATTATACTGTATAGATAATAATACTTAATCACCAAAATTTAGATAttcaattaacaaataaaaaataaattaaagaagaaccaggagaaaaaattaaaaaaagaataagtaGAAATGTTACTATTAACAGAAAGATTAAAATAGATAACTACTCCAATTAAATGACAAATGTCATACTTGccattaaattaagtttattatAAAGTAAGATAGATTATAACCAACAAAGTGGATTCATATATTGATTAtcattataagtaaaaattaacaaacttttaattcatttaatgttagtaatactaatatatttttattttaataaaaaatatttaatatcagtGGTTGAATGTTAACatttaaataacattaattttatgtatGAATGCTGCTTGATTATCCTACTTTCCACCCAGCAACTAATTATTTATAGTACTTGATTATGACTTACGCACCAAAACTGACTTTTCCTTTTCCTTGTCTTTTACTTTTACTAGTTGATTGTTTCTACTTCCTCTTTTTCTTCACTCAATTGTGAATTCTGAATTGTGACTTTCAACATGACTTCTTCCTTCTTTCTCATCAATCTCGCTTTCAAATGCCTTCATCATTTCGCATGGTATCTATGCCTTCATCTTTCTCATTTCTTTTActtaatcactttttttttataaaccttTCACAcatattcttcttttttttcttcttctcttttctaGGCCTCTTCTAGCTCTGGGGTATCCTCTGTAAGTTCTTCCTCATGTATATTTTGTGTACTGATAAAGTTTCTACCTTTTAAATTTACATTATTGTATAACTTTTGTTTTGTTATGCTCTTTTTGTGTGTGTGATTACGGTTTTTGAACAGGTGTGCTTCCGTACAGGCAATCGAGACTGAATCATATGCACAAACTAAGGATTTGATCTCATATTGGATACTTCTTTCATTAATATACCTCTTTGAGTATGCTTTTATGACCCTTCTTCTATGGTAATTTCTTTGCCCTCAAATATTGAAAGAGCTAGCCTAGtttacaataataacaataagaaTTGACCAACTTCATTTACTTTCACTGATAATTACTACCTCATTGAGCTTGTGGGAGAAACCAATAAATGCAGTGCCAAAATTTTAATAGTGATTAGGGTATGAAATTCCTTTTTTGTTCAATAAGAAATGAAATGTTACTCTGCATTGGATAAAGACTCATAATTTAGTGATAAGTGTGAAAGTCGTTCAAGCTGAGGGCGAAGCGCCCTAAGACACCGCACAGGAACAATATTGCGCCCCCTACGACACGGTTCAGGAACAATCTTGTAAACtgaactaaaatatttaaacacaagttgtacaatgTAAATCCTAAGTTTTAAATAGAAAGGAACTGTGGTTGCTCTGCAATCAGAGATGTCGGCTCAATTTGTCGTACTATGTGATTAAATTGTTGTTCTACACTTCAAAAACCAATTCATGGAGTTGTTGATTTCATTCCCATGTTTGACATTAGGTTTCACCTCTGGCCGTACATTAAGCTAATGATCATCTTCTGGCTCATCATACCGGACTTTGGACGAGCTTCTTATGTTTATAATAACCTTATTCGCTCCATGAAACCGCAAATAGTCACATGGAGGTTAAATAATTTCTGGAGGAAGTGTTTTGTTGAGAAAGACGACTTCTTGCTGCATGCAGAGAGGTTTATGAAAGAGAATGGAACTGAAGCCTTAGAGAAACTCATTGCTAGCAAGGTGAACAGCTAAAAATGTCCAAATACTATAACTTTACAACAATTATTTAGGGAGGAAAAGAAAGCATGTGCATGTCCATTTATCTGCATTggcaattattttttttagctaACTCTTCTGTTTTTGGTATTGAAGAACACAATGTGTAGGCATGATGCAGAAGCAACAAATGAAATCATAGCTACTGATAAAAAAGAAATGCTTaaggtaaatttttttatgttaagtCAGTTGTGAAATTAATGAGGGGGCTTATTTGCAGACAAATGGAGAAAGACTCCAAACAGACCACAAAGATATCAAAGATTCGGAGGCTATTgagaaaaaagaaattacaGCAACCAAACATGTAAGGCTTCATTAATATTCACACAAAATAGAAATCTCCCAaagacaaattaaaattttagactTGAAGCATACTAAGAGTTCATTTGTGACTGAAAGGTTTAGGCTTACAGGTACATATATACATTGTGTGGATGTGGTCATGGTTTTTGTTGGGGTGGAAACAAATGTCATGACTTTAGACTAATTATGTTTTTAGTTGAGGTGTTTATGCATTTTCATCTAAAACCTAAATATTGTTGCAATCTCTGCTAATATTGAATATGCAGAATATTCCTGTGATGTCTAACGTTATGCCAACTCAAAACGCATCATCAGCCATAGCAGAAACCAAACGAATAGTGGGGAGGGACACAGCTGGTGGAGAGCTTCTTACACAGAAGGAAGTGCAGAAAGAGTGGACTTGTGCCTTATGTTTGGTAACAACGACGAGTGCGAAGACCTTGAATTCCCACCTTAATGGGAAGAAACACAAAGCTACTATCGAAGCTTTGAAAGCAAATAAGCAACCTGCTCCACAGAAGATGAAAATCTGTCAGTCCAAAGAGGAGTGGAAACAGAAGAAAGTTAGCAACAAGATAAATTCCAATGGAAAGAATGGAGATGGCAATACTGTTAACATAGGATTGAAGGGAACAGTAGTGATGAATCATAAGGTGCAAAAACCGCAAAGCCTGCAGGAGGCTGTTACTGTTAGGTTGAATGATTCACAACTAATATGTGGAGTCTGTAAAGTTGTACTTCATAGTGAGGCCAACGCCATCTCTCACATAAATGGGAAGAAGCACTTGGCTAAAATGCAAAGTAGATAGTTTAAATAACCTTAGAGGCATTGGCATTGCTTGAAAGTTCAAAGGGATTGAATTGGCCAATGTAGCAAACTTCTTGACTCATGTTGATATATCAGGTG
It includes:
- the LOC101489536 gene encoding uncharacterized protein isoform X2; translated protein: MTSSFFLINLAFKCLHHFAWPLLALGYPLCASVQAIETESYAQTKDLISYWILLSLIYLFEFHLWPYIKLMIIFWLIIPDFGRASYVYNNLIRSMKPQIVTWRLNNFWRKCFVEKDDFLLHAERFMKENGTEALEKLIASKNTMCRHDAEATNEIIATDKKEMLKTNGERLQTDHKDIKDSEAIEKKEITATKHNIPVMSNVMPTQNASSAIAETKRIVGRDTAGGELLTQKEVQKEWTCALCLVTTTSAKTLNSHLNGKKHKATIEALKANKQPAPQKMKICQSKEEWKQKKVSNKINSNGKNGDGNTVNIGLKGTVVMNHKVQKPQSLQEAVTVRLNDSQLICGVCKVVLHSEANAISHINGKKHLAKMQSR
- the LOC101489536 gene encoding uncharacterized protein isoform X1; the encoded protein is MTSSFFLINLAFKCLHHFAWPLLALGYPLCASVQAIETESYAQTKDLISYWILLSLIYLFEYAFMTLLLWFHLWPYIKLMIIFWLIIPDFGRASYVYNNLIRSMKPQIVTWRLNNFWRKCFVEKDDFLLHAERFMKENGTEALEKLIASKNTMCRHDAEATNEIIATDKKEMLKTNGERLQTDHKDIKDSEAIEKKEITATKHNIPVMSNVMPTQNASSAIAETKRIVGRDTAGGELLTQKEVQKEWTCALCLVTTTSAKTLNSHLNGKKHKATIEALKANKQPAPQKMKICQSKEEWKQKKVSNKINSNGKNGDGNTVNIGLKGTVVMNHKVQKPQSLQEAVTVRLNDSQLICGVCKVVLHSEANAISHINGKKHLAKMQSR
- the LOC101489536 gene encoding uncharacterized protein isoform X4; amino-acid sequence: MTSSFFLINLAFKCLHHFAWPLLALGYPLCASVQAIETESYAQTKDLISYWILLSLIYLFEYAFMTLLLWFHLWPYIKLMIIFWLIIPDFGRASYVYNNLIRSMKPQIVTWRLNNFWRKCFVEKDDFLLHAERFMKENGTEALEKLIASKTNGERLQTDHKDIKDSEAIEKKEITATKHNIPVMSNVMPTQNASSAIAETKRIVGRDTAGGELLTQKEVQKEWTCALCLVTTTSAKTLNSHLNGKKHKATIEALKANKQPAPQKMKICQSKEEWKQKKVSNKINSNGKNGDGNTVNIGLKGTVVMNHKVQKPQSLQEAVTVRLNDSQLICGVCKVVLHSEANAISHINGKKHLAKMQSR
- the LOC101489536 gene encoding uncharacterized protein isoform X5, with the protein product MPSSFRMASSSSGVSSAIETESYAQTKDLISYWILLSLIYLFEFHLWPYIKLMIIFWLIIPDFGRASYVYNNLIRSMKPQIVTWRLNNFWRKCFVEKDDFLLHAERFMKENGTEALEKLIASKNTMCRHDAEATNEIIATDKKEMLKTNGERLQTDHKDIKDSEAIEKKEITATKHNIPVMSNVMPTQNASSAIAETKRIVGRDTAGGELLTQKEVQKEWTCALCLVTTTSAKTLNSHLNGKKHKATIEALKANKQPAPQKMKICQSKEEWKQKKVSNKINSNGKNGDGNTVNIGLKGTVVMNHKVQKPQSLQEAVTVRLNDSQLICGVCKVVLHSEANAISHINGKKHLAKMQSR
- the LOC101489536 gene encoding uncharacterized protein isoform X3; protein product: MPSSFRMASSSSGVSSAIETESYAQTKDLISYWILLSLIYLFEYAFMTLLLWFHLWPYIKLMIIFWLIIPDFGRASYVYNNLIRSMKPQIVTWRLNNFWRKCFVEKDDFLLHAERFMKENGTEALEKLIASKNTMCRHDAEATNEIIATDKKEMLKTNGERLQTDHKDIKDSEAIEKKEITATKHNIPVMSNVMPTQNASSAIAETKRIVGRDTAGGELLTQKEVQKEWTCALCLVTTTSAKTLNSHLNGKKHKATIEALKANKQPAPQKMKICQSKEEWKQKKVSNKINSNGKNGDGNTVNIGLKGTVVMNHKVQKPQSLQEAVTVRLNDSQLICGVCKVVLHSEANAISHINGKKHLAKMQSR